Sequence from the Torulaspora globosa chromosome 4, complete sequence genome:
ACTTCGTGCTCTGATCTTCACGGCAAAATATTTCACTAGTAGAAGAGGACTGTTATGTCTATCATGCATTTGAACTTTGAAGGAACTGTTCAAAAAAGTATCCAAATCAAGCCCAGGCGTCTCGAAGGAGGAAACTAACGTGAAATAATTTCTTTTGTACCCAACCCATCCGTCATCTATGAAATCGAAACCTCTGTCAATCCTAGGATTTATTTGGAACAAAACCGTCTCTAAAGTGTCTGCTTCCAGCACTGTATTATAACTGCCCACCAATTCAAATGGCGGGCCAACCTTGAACTGCAATGTCGATCGAGGTGCTATTTTCAACTTTCTCTTATCAAAGTAATTTGATGTCGAACCATCGTCATTCAAATGAGTCTGTATGATCTGCTGATCGGCTAATGGGTCCTCAATCTGCAATGGATGCCTTGTTTCACCTGCCACCTCCCTTGGTAATTCTTGAATATGTGACATGCTATAATTCAGCGGTAACTAATCTTGAAATTCCAAAGTAGTCACGTCTCTCCTAAACGTAAAACTGGTCAATGTTGCTTAGGATTTTATCCCTGATCCAATGTGTCTGTCTTATCGACACGACTTTGTGGCACTTTAGCTCCCACTAGTAACCTAAAGATGATTAACCACCCGGTCGTTGTTCGTTCGGAACTGTTTTTGTGTCACCGGATGGTTCACAAAGTAAGCCCTTAAAGTAATCCTGATTAAGCCTGCAAATTAGTTaaaatgaagagcttgTTGCTGGATATTTCTCTCTGTTTCAATGTGCTTGCCCTGGCTCTGGTATATCAACTTTGAcaattgatgattttgtGTCATACTATTAGCCGCCAAGTACCCCAAGTGTCCGATTCGCACCTTCGATACCGGACATAAAATTACCCGGATTGGAAAAtatgaaaattttgaatgaaatttcgagatgagatgagatgggCTGCCATATGAACTCAAGAGAGAGTGCATCTTGACGCCTTTTCAAACGACCTGCCTTGATACCTGATCTAACACCACTTGTTTGCGGAAGCTGGGAAAATGGTCAAGAAGGCTATTGACTCGAGAGTACCCGCTTTGATAAGAAATGGGGCTCAAACCAAGCAGAGATCGTTTTTTATTATCATCGGTGACAGGGCTCGCAATCAGTTGCCTAACTTGCATTATCTGATGATGAGCGCTGATCTTAAGATGAACAAATCCGTCCTTTGGGCgtacaagaagaagcttttggGGTTCACGTCTCACCGAAAGAAACGAGAAGCCAAGATAAAGAAAGAGATTAAGAGAGGAACCAGAGAGGCAAATGATCAGGATCCATTCGAAAGCTTTATCTCGAATCAAAATATTAGATATGTCTACTACAAGGAGACAGAGAAGATTTTGGGTAACACCTACGGTATGTGTATTCTGCAAGATTTCGAAGCGCTGACGCCTAATTTGTTGGCACGGACTGTGGAAACCGTGGAAGGGGGTGGTATTGTAGTCATTTTACTCAAATCAATGTCATCATTGAAACAACTATACACTATGACCATGGATGTTCACTCGAGATACCGTACTGAGGCCCACAACGACGTCGTTGCACGATTTAATGAGAGGTTTATACTTTCACTAGGCTCTAATGAAAACTGTCTTGTGGTTGACGATGAGCTGAACGTACTACCTGTATCCGGTGCGAAGAATGTCGTGGCTTTGCCACCtaaggaggaagatgatgtCAATCCAAAGACAGTTGAGCTGAATACGTTGAAGGAATCTTTGGAAGATGTACAACCAGCCGGATCGTTGGTCGCCCTGGCGAAGACGGTGAATCAAGCTCACGCCGTTTTATCTTTCATTGATGTTATTTCTGAAAAAACTCTGGACACCACGGTTGCGCTGACCGCTGGGAGAGGTAGAGGTAAATCAGCAGCGCTTGGAATTGCTATAGCGGCTGCTGTTTCTCACGGTTATTCTAACATTTTCGTAACATCTCCTTCGCCAGAGAACTTAAGGACACTATTTGAATTCATATTCAGGGGCTTTGACGCTCTTGGGTATCAAGAGCATATCGATTACGATATAATTCAATCCACCAACCCAGATTTCAATAAAGCCATCGTTAGGGTCGACATCAAGAGAGATCACAGACAAACAATCCAATATATCATACCACAAGATCACCACGTACTGGGTCAGGCAGAACTGGTTGTCATTGATGAGGCTGCAGcaattcctcttcaaatcgtTAAAGACCTGCTAGGTCCATATTTGATTTTCATGGCATCAACAATTAACGGTTATGAGGGTACTGGTAGATCATTGTCGCTGAAATTGATACAACAGCTACGTACTCAGGCTAACTCAACCGGTCGTGAGGTGTCTCAAACTGAGGTGGTTTCAAGAGACAGCTCACAAAAAAATACCACACGTAGTGCTGGGCGCCAGTTACGGGAAATCCTATTGGATGAGCCTATTCGTTATGCTCCAGGTGACCCAGTGGAGAAATGGCTAAATAAGCTTCTATGTCTGGATGTCACTCTCATAAAGAACTCAAGGTTCGCCGCCAGGGGTACTCCACACCCTTCGCAATGCAACTTGTTCATTGTGAATAGAGATACATTGTTCTCTTATCATCCAGTCTCAGAATCTTTCCTCGAGAAAATGATGGCTCTATATGTGGCCTCGCATTATAAGAACTCTCCTAACGATCTACAGCTAATGAGTGATGCACCAGCACATCAACTCTTTGTGCTATTGCCGCCAATCGACCCGAAGGATGGCGGTAGAGTTCCCGACCCTCTTTGTGTCATTCAAGTCGCCCTGGAGGGGGAGATATCCAAAGAGAATGTTAGAAACTCTCTTGCGCGTGGACACAGGGCAGGAGGGGATCTAATTCCTTGGTTGGTCTCTCAACAGTTCCAGGATGAGGAGTTTGCTGGAATGAGTGGTGCACGTATTGTTAGAATTGCTACAAACCCCGAATACTCCTCGATGGGGTACGGATCTCGCGCTATCCAGCTCTTGAGAGACTACTACGAAGGTAAATTCACCGACATGTCAGAGGACGTAAAGTCTAGGGATTTCTCGATCAAGAGGGTAAGCGATCGAGAATTAGAGAAGTCTAACCTATTGAAAGACGAAATCAAACTAAGGGACGCTAAAAGCTTGCCACCATTACTTTTGAAACTGTCTGAACAACCACCAACTTTTCTGCATTACCTGGGTGTCTCATATGGTTTAACACAGTCGCTGCTCAAGTTTTGGAGAAACAATAGGTTCGTGCCAGTTTACCTGCGTCAGACTGCAAACGATCTAACAGGTGAACATAGTTGTGTTATGCTTAATGTACTGGAAGGGAGAGATTCTAACTGGCTGGCGGAATTTGCGCAGGATTTCCACAAAAGGTTTTTGTCGCTACTTTCGTATGACTTTCGCAAGTTTACGTCTGTACATGCTTTGAGCGTCATCGAAAGCGCAaagaaagctcaagaaTTATCCGCGACCGATTTTTCCACGAAGGAACTCACGAAAGAACAGCTGGATGACTTATTTTCACCTTTCGACCTGAAGAGACTCGATGGCTACGCCAATAATCTCCTAGATTACCATGTTATCGTTGATATGCTTCCATGTCTTGCCTCGTTATTTTTTGCAGGCAAAATGGGCTCGTCTGTGAGCCTATCCAGCGTTCAAAGCGCTATCTTATTAGCAATCGGTTTGCAACACAAGGACATCGACAATATAAGCAAAGAACTGAATATTCCTGCTAATCAGGCAATCGCAATGTTTGCCAAGATCATGAGAAAAATATCAGTATACTTCCGCCAGCTGCAGAGAGATTCCATTGCTGAAACAATGCCTGCCACCAAGGACGATCAGGTGGCTGAAATGGACGGGGAAGAAATAAAGTCCTACGATGCTGCCAAGACGTTGGATCAGATGGATCAGGAcctcgaagaagctggctCCGAAGCTATAGATGCCATGAGAGAGAAACAAAAAGAAATGATAAATTCCCTAAATCTGGATAAGTATGCCATCGATGAGAACAGTGAGGGATGGAAGGATTCACGCAAGAGTTTAGAAAAAGCTGCGAAATCGAACGGCGTTGTCAGCGTCAAGACAGggaaaaagagaaagacaGAGAGTGCTGAGAACATCTACAACGAAGAGATGAAATCTGTCAAGAAAGGGAAAAGTTCTAAGAAGCACAGGTAATCGTACTGGCATAAAATGTATAGAGTAAATATTATACTTGTAATCAGAAGATGATATCGCCAGTTTATTCGATGCTGACGCTTGTTACCCAGCAAACTCTCTGTAATATCGCTTCTAACGACGTCAAATTTTTTCGAATAGAGAACTAGATGGGCCAAGTAAGTCGCAAAGCAGGTAAGGCTAGGCCAGCCTTTCCAGGTTGGCTATCTATCTAATCGATCTGTTGTATCGACATCTGATCTCACATATCTGCTAAAAATGGTCGAACTAACCgaaatcattgaagaaagtaACACATTCGAAGACCCTCAATTGCAGCCAGTGGATGATGTTGTTGGCGACGATTTGAAAGGTGCCGATTTGTCTGATGATGAATACGACAGCGAATTCGAAGATGATTATGATGAAAACGAGACTTTTGTTGAGAGACTTGTGGCTTTAAAAGATATCATTCCACCAAAAAATAGACAATCAATCGCTAAACTTTTCAATGCGACCACCGTGTTCATGAGAAAGGCTTTTTCTAGGACCGGGTCGTTGACTTGGGCTATCACCACGTCTGCTTTACTACTTGGTGTGCCTTTGTCTTTGTCTATATTAGGCGAGCAGCAATTGATTGAAATGGAGAAGAATTTTGACCTACAAAAGGATGCTAATGATCTGTTATCGCAAGGTGATAGTGCAGCTGTTCCAGCCAGCGTCTGATCATATGTAGACGGATGAAATTTGGAAACCGGGCGTGTCATCTGTTTTTCCATTTAACGAAATAGCTATACAGACATCCCATTGGCAGTCATTTGAGTCTAGTTGCTCCAGCATGCCTTAGGATCTGTATAAACTTGTATATATGTGTATGATTGATGGAAGACAAGTTTGGAGATTTGAAGCGTTCAAGCGACTTTGGGATGTTTGATGGACAAAGCGTAGATGTCCAAGTATGCAGTGAAGTCGTAAATGATATCGTTGACAAACATCAAGTGGATGCCAACTGAAAGTCCAAATCCAAGCCAAACCAAAGCGGTCACAACAGCGTCGTTATTGTAACCCAGGAAACGGGTAGCAATGCTGTGGAAGATAATCTGGAAGAATGGTATGGCCATTGGAGGATTATCAACCGGGAACTTCTGCTTCGTCAAATGAGCGATAATGATACGACCAACAACGAAGGCCATCGTGAGACCTATAGACACGATAAAGGGAAAGCTCATAAACTTAGGCTCGATTAGGATCGCCAGGAAAACAGTGGCATAGTAAAAGAAGAATGGTGCGAGCCCGATCATTGCCTTCCACTGCTTTTGGCTGCAGTCAACGCCGTTCTCCTTTTTATAGTACTGCAGGACGTTTCGTCTCGCGGAAATGATGTTGAACAATAAACCTAATGCAGAGAATCCAATCATTAGATCGAGTGTCTCAAACTTGAAAGTGTAGGTGCCAAAGTTAAAAGTCGCCAGTTCCGTGTGCCACACCTTTTGTGGCCCAAAGATGCCAGCTAAGATGAAAGTCGAACAAATGAGCAAGATTCCTTCGACGGGACCAGAGAACTCACTCAGAAACAGCATATGAGTGTGATATTCCTCCCAAGTGCTCAAGTAAAAATTGCATAGGACTGCAAATTGACTGAAAATGAACAAATACGAGTAACCAATACCACTAGCCGAGCAAAATGGGAATAAGGAGAGCGTGGTGTTGAGAGAATCGATACAGTGATCAAAAAGTTCCCCTAAAGGCCCCGATTGACCAGTTCTGCGCGCGTGCATACCATCGCACGCATCAAACGTCTGGTACAGGAATAAGCCTAAAGCGTAAGAGAAATATGTCCAACGTGGAGATTCCTCTGTCAAAGTAGGGTCATAATACAGAGTAGTAATCACAttaatgatgatgaagcaaaaACCAGATAAAGTAACTACATTTGGAGCCATCCATAGAGGGAAGATCTTAGAGAATTTCCTCCAGAACGGCTTCAACAAATAATAGGACACTATGGAACGGTCATCACTCTGATATCTTCACAGACTCTCACCACGCAGCACGTGTCTCTAGCCGTTAGTCATCTGCTCATTCACAGCATCAATGCTGCAATGTCACATCCACATACTTGTAAGCCTTCAAGTTCTCGAGACTCTCATGTGGAACAAAATATCCCATCCTGCGCAATTGCTCTTATCAAACACTTAAACACTCTTCAGaaaagctttcttctttaaCGTCGATCTTCTAATATCAGCACAAtatttgccaagaaaaaaaatttgTGTCATCGGATCTAACTAAGCAGCATTCAGTATACAGTGGCTCTTACTGACAAGTACTCAGCATCTTGGAGACTACACTTAAAAGCTGTTCATTCTCACAAGCAGCAGCGACTCTTTCCTTGTCGTTTAACTGCTTGTTCACTTGGTTCTCGCTTTGGTGACTGCCCGCCTTCAGCAGTATAGTCACTCTGAACCGTTGCGGCAGAGCTCTGTCGAGTCTTACTCTGATTCCCAGTCCAATAAGGGTAGCCAGGGAGCAATGTGTGATCGTAGGAGTGATGTATACTATCACTTCGgccatctcatctttgTTGCCCGAATCACGAACTTCGATGTCCTCCAAATTGACCACAGAGAGCTGGCCCAATGAGAGTGGATGTTCGGGATCAGATATATAGGCGATTAGATCGTAAATTTCTTGCGCATCGATGATATCTGCAGGCTCGTCGGACTCCTCTGTCGCCGTCTCACTGTCGTCCCATTCGGATTCCGGGGAGGTAAACTTGGAAAGAAGTCTGTCTAACAGTTCAGACTCTTGCAGAACCTGCGACTGGGGGCAATGGTCAATTTTCAGTAGAGCTTTCCTCCTTTGGAGCGCAGCTTCATCGCTGCCCTTGCCGGAAAAGCAAAGCTCTACGTCGTCCTCCTTCCTCCTAGGAAGCTCGTTCTTTTGCACAACAGTTGGATTCTCATTTATGAATTCTGACATCGTTTCTAAGCAAGTGATCGGATACCCTGCAAGCCTTCTTTGACTGGACAATTCAATGCTATACGTAAGCTTAGTAATTCGGTAGTTTTTTAACGGCTCACTATGTTTGATGAAAAGTGTTAGACAGCATACCAAGAGAAGACTCTTCGCAATAGAGTACGCTAGAAAGATTGCTAGACGATGACTAGAAATGGGGTAGTCTTAATTGCCATTAGTGGCTGCTCGTCAAGTGGAAAAACCGTACGTGCAAGTGGCAATTAAGCTTTTAAGCATTGGATTTACTAACGAACTTCCTCAGACGATTGCAAAATTTCTGACCCAATTGTTTCCTCAGAGTATCCTCCTACATGAGGACGACTTCTACAAacatgatgaagatgtgcCCTTGGACCCTAAGTACGGAATCAGAAATTGGGACTCCCCAGAGGCTCTAGATATGAAGTCAtttgagaaagaactgGACTTCATTAAGCAGACGGGCCAAATTTCGAAAGAACTTATCCATAATGACAACGTCGATAATATAGGGAAATTCGATATCGAACAGGATTTCTTAGCAAGCCTGAAGAAACAATGCGCTTCCCTTGCTCCAGCTTCGAAAATAGTCATAGTCGATGGCTTCATGATATACCACAATTCAGTGATAACATCTAAATTCGACGTCAAAATTCTGATCCGAGCTCCCTACGAAGTTTTAAAAAAGAGAAGAGCCGCTAGACCAGGCTACCAAACACTTGATTCTTATTGGGTGGATCCGCCTTACtactttgatgaattcGTATACAAGGCATACCGCGAGGCACACGCTCAattgttcatcaacaaTGATGTAGAGGGGAAGATAGACAGATCCAAGGCAGATGGGATTATagacttcttcaacgacGATGAGGTGTCTATAGAATCTGCCTTGAAATGGACGTCACAGAGAATTATAGATTTTCTAAGCGGGTCTAGCTACGCTTAGATCTGTCGCGCCACAAAATAAAGTGACAGAAAATACTTAAGCAAGAATTATAATAACCCAGACTATAGAGCTTTAACAGAGCAGAACAGTCAAGTCTGCAGATTCGATGACCAAAAAAATTTCCAAGGTAATTCCACGCAACATTCTCAGAGTTATCTATGCGAGTCCACTCAAAGGGCATAAACATGAAACAGACTTCACATTAGATCTTTCATACGTGACAGAGAGGATTATTGTATGCTCCTACCCGGTTTTGAAATTTCCGAAATTGATGTACAGAAACAACTTGGAGGAACTGATTACGTTTCTCAATATGCATCATGGTGtaagcaattggaaaattttcaatttcaaagctgaagTGGGCCGTTCAGACtatgcagatgaagaggtggCCGAGATAGCTAGTAAATTTTATCAGGGAGACTCAGCTAGGCTCGTCACTGATCTTAGTGACGAGCAGCCGGAGCAGCTTGTTTGCAGACATGGCTGGATGGATCACTGCCCACCGCCGTTTCTACTCCTTCAGAGGATTGTGGATGAGATGCACCAGCACTTGTCTCGCTCCCAATCTGCCGTGGCAGTACTGCATTGCAGAGTAGGGAAGGGTCGTTCTGGAACGATTGCCATTGCTTATCTCATGAAGTACCTAGAGTGTCCGCTGCCGGAGGCACGAGATATATTCATGCATAACAGGTTCAAACGGGGAATTACTCGCGGGGTGGTTATTTCGTCGCAGTTGCGCTATCTGAGGTACCAcgagctctttctctcCTACGATTTTGACCTAAGGAATAACTTTCTGCGTGACTGCGCAAACGCTCGGTTTAAATTGAAATCTATACATTTGGAGCAGCCCTCAGGTATCATCATTTCTAACTATTGCGTTGCGTACATAAAGATTCAGAAATATAATGATGACAGAGACGGCCTGGTGGATCTGGCGAGCCTGGAGACCGATGATGACCTGCTTGGCCAGCCGATGGGAAAGGGACTCACCATGTGCCTACCATTAGACACGGATGCCAACGACATCCGTTTAGAATTCGGTATCACCTCAAAGACATCCCACATGGTGAGCAGTCTCACCTCTTTAGCGTCGCGGTCTCATTGCTGGTTCAATCTCTATTGGGAGACGTTCAAGTGCAGCAATTATAATGGCGACATGGCGTATCTCTCTTTAGATGAGCTGCGTAACTATCAGAACGACGATCGCGcctttcatcttcaattgaAATGGAACGAGCTTGACGGCGCCATGGGCACCGCCAACCGCGGATTAAAActttttgaatctttgATTATTAAGTGGTCTTTGGCTTAAATAAGATGCTCTTTTGACAGCCGCCTTGCGCGCATATATATCAATCTACATTACTTATCCGCCTTTTCGGCCGTTGGTCTCGCTGGCattctccagcttctccCAACCTCTCTCTATGATTTTTTGCACCAAAGCAGCAGACTGACTATTGGTGCCACTGTGTGATCTGATATTCTCTACCTTGTACGGTGGCAGCACTTGCACATCGTCCAGCACAACAATGGCCTTGTCCACCCATCTCGTGTCAGAAACTGTCTTATAAAGTAGATCAAAAAAGAATTGCCCTTCCTCACTGACGCCCTTGCCAATCAAGACATTCGTCTTCTCCTTCTGGGcaattttcttcttcaatgcttcgTCGATTCTCTGCACATCAATGTATGTTGGTTTGATATGTTGCCTCTTGAACACATTTGACGCGGGCTTCTCCCCGCTGACCTCAAGACTCTTGATGAAACTGCATTTTATTATCTTGAATGAAGGCTGCTGGTTCTTTTTGTTTGTTTGAAGCGTCAGAGTACTgtttgatgaattgaaaGAGTAAACCTTACCTTCGGTTACCTCGTCTAAAACATTGATCACTCTAACTTTGAATCCAAGAATGTTCTCTAAACTGACACTCATAGATTCTCAAACTGGGTCGGAACTCTTGCAATTCTTAGCGCTAGTTGTGTTCAGTCTTTGTTATATAGGGTTTTCAATGCGTTGTTCACCCGCGCAAAGGCCATGCTTTAATGATGAACCTTACTATCAGCACAGAAACAGCTGGCCAGCCTAGCTTATCTAGTTAACGTGGCAGCTCGGCGCTTTGAGAGCTGGTCTTT
This genomic interval carries:
- the KRE33 gene encoding ribosome biosynthesis protein KRE33 (ancestral locus Anc_2.136), encoding MVKKAIDSRVPALIRNGAQTKQRSFFIIIGDRARNQLPNLHYLMMSADLKMNKSVLWAYKKKLLGFTSHRKKREAKIKKEIKRGTREANDQDPFESFISNQNIRYVYYKETEKILGNTYGMCILQDFEALTPNLLARTVETVEGGGIVVILLKSMSSLKQLYTMTMDVHSRYRTEAHNDVVARFNERFILSLGSNENCLVVDDELNVLPVSGAKNVVALPPKEEDDVNPKTVELNTLKESLEDVQPAGSLVALAKTVNQAHAVLSFIDVISEKTLDTTVALTAGRGRGKSAALGIAIAAAVSHGYSNIFVTSPSPENLRTLFEFIFRGFDALGYQEHIDYDIIQSTNPDFNKAIVRVDIKRDHRQTIQYIIPQDHHVLGQAELVVIDEAAAIPLQIVKDLLGPYLIFMASTINGYEGTGRSLSLKLIQQLRTQANSTGREVSQTEVVSRDSSQKNTTRSAGRQLREILLDEPIRYAPGDPVEKWLNKLLCLDVTLIKNSRFAARGTPHPSQCNLFIVNRDTLFSYHPVSESFLEKMMALYVASHYKNSPNDLQLMSDAPAHQLFVLLPPIDPKDGGRVPDPLCVIQVALEGEISKENVRNSLARGHRAGGDLIPWLVSQQFQDEEFAGMSGARIVRIATNPEYSSMGYGSRAIQLLRDYYEGKFTDMSEDVKSRDFSIKRVSDRELEKSNLLKDEIKLRDAKSLPPLLLKLSEQPPTFLHYLGVSYGLTQSLLKFWRNNRFVPVYLRQTANDLTGEHSCVMLNVLEGRDSNWLAEFAQDFHKRFLSLLSYDFRKFTSVHALSVIESAKKAQELSATDFSTKELTKEQLDDLFSPFDLKRLDGYANNLLDYHVIVDMLPCLASLFFAGKMGSSVSLSSVQSAILLAIGLQHKDIDNISKELNIPANQAIAMFAKIMRKISVYFRQLQRDSIAETMPATKDDQVAEMDGEEIKSYDAAKTLDQMDQDLEEAGSEAIDAMREKQKEMINSLNLDKYAIDENSEGWKDSRKSLEKAAKSNGVVSVKTGKKRKTESAENIYNEEMKSVKKGKSSKKHR
- the TOM22 gene encoding Tom22p (ancestral locus Anc_2.137): MVELTEIIEESNTFEDPQLQPVDDVVGDDLKGADLSDDEYDSEFEDDYDENETFVERLVALKDIIPPKNRQSIAKLFNATTVFMRKAFSRTGSLTWAITTSALLLGVPLSLSILGEQQLIEMEKNFDLQKDANDLLSQGDSAAVPASV
- the CPT1 gene encoding diacylglycerol cholinephosphotransferase (ancestral locus Anc_2.138); this encodes MAPNVVTLSGFCFIIINVITTLYYDPTLTEESPRWTYFSYALGLFLYQTFDACDGMHARRTGQSGPLGELFDHCIDSLNTTLSLFPFCSASGIGYSYLFIFSQFAVLCNFYLSTWEEYHTHMLFLSEFSGPVEGILLICSTFILAGIFGPQKVWHTELATFNFGTYTFKFETLDLMIGFSALGLLFNIISARRNVLQYYKKENGVDCSQKQWKAMIGLAPFFFYYATVFLAILIEPKFMSFPFIVSIGLTMAFVVGRIIIAHLTKQKFPVDNPPMAIPFFQIIFHSIATRFLGYNNDAVVTALVWLGFGLSVGIHLMFVNDIIYDFTAYLDIYALSIKHPKVA
- the CIA2 gene encoding iron-sulfur cluster assembly protein CIA2 (ancestral locus Anc_2.139), whose product is MSEFINENPTVVQKNELPRRKEDDVELCFSGKGSDEAALQRRKALLKIDHCPQSQVLQESELLDRLLSKFTSPESEWDDSETATEESDEPADIIDAQEIYDLIAYISDPEHPLSLGQLSVVNLEDIEVRDSGNKDEMAEVIVYITPTITHCSLATLIGLGIRVRLDRALPQRFRVTILLKAGSHQSENQVNKQLNDKERVAAACENEQLLSVVSKMLSTCQ
- the NRK1 gene encoding ribosylnicotinamide kinase (ancestral locus Anc_2.140) codes for the protein MTRNGVVLIAISGCSSSGKTTIAKFLTQLFPQSILLHEDDFYKHDEDVPLDPKYGIRNWDSPEALDMKSFEKELDFIKQTGQISKELIHNDNVDNIGKFDIEQDFLASLKKQCASLAPASKIVIVDGFMIYHNSVITSKFDVKILIRAPYEVLKKRRAARPGYQTLDSYWVDPPYYFDEFVYKAYREAHAQLFINNDVEGKIDRSKADGIIDFFNDDEVSIESALKWTSQRIIDFLSGSSYA
- the TEP1 gene encoding putative phosphatidylinositol-3,4,5-trisphosphate 3-phosphatase (ancestral locus Anc_2.141) yields the protein MTKKISKVIPRNILRVIYASPLKGHKHETDFTLDLSYVTERIIVCSYPVLKFPKLMYRNNLEELITFLNMHHGVSNWKIFNFKAEVGRSDYADEEVAEIASKFYQGDSARLVTDLSDEQPEQLVCRHGWMDHCPPPFLLLQRIVDEMHQHLSRSQSAVAVLHCRVGKGRSGTIAIAYLMKYLECPLPEARDIFMHNRFKRGITRGVVISSQLRYLRYHELFLSYDFDLRNNFLRDCANARFKLKSIHLEQPSGIIISNYCVAYIKIQKYNDDRDGLVDLASLETDDDLLGQPMGKGLTMCLPLDTDANDIRLEFGITSKTSHMVSSLTSLASRSHCWFNLYWETFKCSNYNGDMAYLSLDELRNYQNDDRAFHLQLKWNELDGAMGTANRGLKLFESLIIKWSLA
- the LSM12 gene encoding Lsm12p (ancestral locus Anc_2.142), with product MSVSLENILGFKVRVINVLDEVTEGKVYSFNSSNSTLTLQTNKKNQQPSFKIIKCSFIKSLEVSGEKPASNVFKRQHIKPTYIDVQRIDEALKKKIAQKEKTNVLIGKGVSEEGQFFFDLLYKTVSDTRWVDKAIVVLDDVQVLPPYKVENIRSHSGTNSQSAALVQKIIERGWEKLENASETNGRKGG